Proteins from one Orenia marismortui DSM 5156 genomic window:
- a CDS encoding ATP-binding cassette domain-containing protein — MSEKILEVKDLKTHFFLDKGVVKAVDGVSFSINKGETLGIVGESGSGKSVTSASIMQLIPTPPGKIVGGEINFKGENLLE; from the coding sequence ATGAGTGAAAAAATATTAGAGGTAAAAGATTTAAAGACACATTTCTTTTTAGATAAAGGAGTAGTAAAGGCTGTAGATGGTGTTAGCTTTAGTATTAATAAAGGTGAAACCTTAGGGATTGTAGGTGAATCTGGTTCAGGTAAGAGTGTAACTTCAGCATCAATTATGCAATTAATCCCGACCCCACCAGGAAAGATAGTAGGTGGAGAGATAAATTTTAAAGGTGAAAACTTATTAGAAAA
- a CDS encoding ABC transporter permease, which translates to MEAKTEINEKIEVSKQEVHSPWRDGWRRLKKNKMAMVGLFITVTLMLLALLAPVIAPHDPYYSPVMEDGKVELSMQGPSLQHPFGTDKLGRDIFSRIIYGARISLTVGFITQVIALIIGIALGAVAGYYGGLVDDIVSYLINVFLAFPFMLFAIAIIAVFQDPGVEKIFVALGLISWPGLARIVRGQVMSLKEEEYVEAAKSLGANDFRIIMKHVIPNTLAPIIVTITLGVASAILAEAGLSFLGIGIQPPIPSWGLMLSTGKEYLRSEPRMMIFPGLAIAITVLGFNLFGDGLRDALDPKMKDK; encoded by the coding sequence GTGGAAGCAAAAACAGAGATTAATGAAAAAATAGAAGTTTCCAAGCAAGAAGTTCATAGCCCGTGGCGTGATGGGTGGAGAAGGTTAAAAAAGAATAAAATGGCGATGGTAGGATTGTTTATTACTGTGACTTTAATGTTACTGGCTTTATTGGCACCTGTAATTGCTCCGCATGATCCTTATTATTCTCCAGTTATGGAAGATGGTAAGGTAGAGTTATCTATGCAAGGACCAAGTTTACAACATCCTTTTGGAACTGATAAATTGGGTCGTGATATATTCAGTAGAATTATTTATGGTGCACGTATTTCTTTAACAGTTGGATTTATTACCCAAGTAATAGCTTTAATAATTGGTATAGCTTTGGGGGCAGTAGCAGGTTATTATGGAGGATTAGTTGATGATATTGTTTCATATTTGATTAATGTTTTCTTGGCTTTTCCTTTTATGTTATTTGCGATTGCTATTATAGCTGTATTTCAAGATCCAGGTGTAGAGAAGATATTTGTGGCTTTAGGTTTGATAAGTTGGCCAGGTTTGGCTCGGATTGTTAGAGGACAAGTAATGTCTTTGAAAGAAGAAGAATATGTAGAAGCTGCTAAATCTTTAGGAGCCAATGATTTTAGAATTATTATGAAGCATGTTATTCCAAATACTCTAGCTCCAATTATTGTTACAATTACTTTAGGTGTGGCTAGTGCTATTTTGGCAGAGGCTGGCCTTAGTTTCTTAGGGATTGGTATACAACCTCCAATTCCAAGTTGGGGATTAATGTTAAGTACGGGTAAAGAGTATTTAAGAAGTGAACCAAGAATGATGATTTTTCCAGGTTTAGCAATTGCAATTACGGTATTAGGATTTAACTTATTTGGTGATGGATTAAGAGATGCCTTAGATCCTAAGATGAAAGATAAATAA
- a CDS encoding oligopeptide/dipeptide ABC transporter ATP-binding protein has translation KHPYTAGLIKSIPRLDGKSHRLTPIEGNVPDPFSFPEGCKFATRCPFATEECWSKEPQLEDIKDDNHTVRCHRWDEIDLKAE, from the coding sequence CAAAGCATCCTTATACAGCAGGATTAATCAAATCAATTCCAAGATTAGATGGTAAATCTCATAGATTAACACCAATTGAAGGAAATGTACCAGATCCATTCAGTTTCCCAGAAGGGTGTAAGTTTGCAACAAGATGTCCATTTGCAACAGAAGAGTGTTGGTCTAAAGAACCACAATTAGAAGATATAAAAGATGATAATCATACAGTAAGATGCCATAGATGGGATGAAATAGACTTAAAAGCAGAGTAG
- a CDS encoding ABC transporter ATP-binding protein, whose product MSDTILKVRNLKKHFPIKGGIFGKVVNSVKAVDGLNFEVKRGETLGLVGESGCGKSTTGRLLLRLLEATEGEVIFEGKNIYDLNKKEMRSLRREMQMIFQDPYASLNPRMTIGEIIAEPMKIHKIATGKEAKRKVKDLLERVGLQPNYASRYPHEFSGGQRQRIGIARALAVDPKIIVCDEPVSALDVSVQAQVVNLMQDLQKELGLTYIFIAHDLSVVRHISDRVAVMYLGRMVELSSKDELYNNPKHPYTKALLSAIPIPDPEQKREKIILEGDVPSPINPPSGCPFHTRCPFATDKCKTEVPQFEEKDDGHFAACHYADEI is encoded by the coding sequence ATGTCAGATACGATTTTAAAGGTAAGAAATCTAAAGAAACACTTTCCAATTAAAGGTGGAATCTTTGGAAAGGTAGTAAACTCAGTTAAAGCGGTAGATGGATTAAACTTTGAAGTAAAGCGTGGCGAAACCTTAGGTTTAGTAGGAGAAAGTGGTTGTGGTAAATCTACAACAGGTCGTCTGTTACTAAGACTTTTAGAAGCTACAGAAGGTGAGGTTATCTTCGAAGGTAAGAATATCTATGATTTAAATAAAAAAGAGATGAGAAGTTTGCGTCGTGAGATGCAAATGATCTTCCAAGATCCTTATGCTTCATTGAATCCAAGAATGACAATTGGAGAAATAATTGCAGAGCCAATGAAAATCCATAAGATAGCTACAGGAAAAGAAGCAAAAAGAAAGGTAAAAGACCTATTAGAAAGAGTAGGTTTACAACCAAACTATGCAAGTAGGTATCCTCATGAATTTAGTGGTGGTCAAAGACAAAGAATAGGAATTGCTAGAGCTTTGGCAGTAGATCCAAAGATAATAGTCTGTGATGAACCGGTATCAGCACTTGATGTATCTGTACAAGCACAGGTAGTTAACTTAATGCAAGATTTGCAAAAAGAGCTAGGATTGACCTATATCTTCATTGCTCATGACTTAAGTGTTGTACGCCATATCAGTGATAGAGTAGCAGTAATGTATTTGGGAAGAATGGTAGAACTATCAAGTAAAGATGAACTATATAACAATCCAAAGCATCCTTATACAAAGGCATTACTATCAGCGATTCCAATTCCAGATCCAGAACAGAAAAGAGAGAAGATAATCTTAGAAGGTGATGTTCCAAGTCCGATTAATCCACCAAGTGGATGTCCCTTCCATACAAGATGTCCTTTTGCAACAGATAAATGTAAGACAGAAGTGCCACAGTTTGAAGAGAAAGATGATGGTCATTTTGCAGCTTGTCACTATGCTGATGAAATTTAA